ACTTTGCTCCTGCCTACAATAACCGAGGAAATGCCCGCGCCAGCAATGGAGACAAACAGGGGGCGCTCAAGGACTTACAACAAGCAGCAAACATTTTTCAAAGTCAAGGTAACAACGATTTATACCAACAAGTGATGAATAACATCAAAGAACTTGGGCAGTAGTGGGATTGAGGAGCAGGGGAGCATGGGGGCAGGGGAGACAAGGGGGAATTATTGAACAAGTCTCTCCCTTGTCTACGTTGTCTCTTGTCCATGCCCAATGCCCCATGCCCCATGTCCCATGCCCAATGCTCTATTCTTCAATCAATGGGGTGCGCAGGTTTTCTACCATCGCTTGAATTTCTGCTGGAGGAGGTGGTGTTAGGCGCGAAACTACTAGGGTGACAGCAAAGTTGATTAGCATCCCCAAAGTACCAATTCCTTCTGGAGAAACCCCAAAAAACCAAGGTTGCATACCGCCAAACTTGACGCCGACAATGTAGATAATCGTAAAAATTAAACCCGTCAACATACCGGCGATCGCACCTTCTGAATTGGTGCGCTTGTCGAAAATTCCCAAGAAAATCACCGGAAAGAAACTAGCGGCGGCTAAACCAAAGGCAAAAGCCACTACCTGACTCACAAATCCTGGCGGATTCACCCCAAAATAGCCGACGAGAACGAGGGAAAAACCTACCATGATCCGCCCGACAAACACCCGTTTTTGTTCTGAGGCTGATGAATCTATGATCCGGTAGTAGATATCGTGGGCGATGGAACTGGAAATTACCAGCAATAAACCTGATGCTGTAGACAAAGCAGCAGCCAAACCGCCAGCCGCTACCAAGCCAATCACCCACGGAGGCAGTTTAGCTACCTCTGGGGTGGAAAGCACGATGATATCTGGGTCGATCTTTATTTCATTAGTCTCCTTATTTGGAGTTAACTGGAAACGCCCATCCTTATTTATGTCATCAAAAGCCAACAGTTTAGTTTTTTCCCACTTGGTCGCCCAGTCTAGCTGTTGCACTTCTGCAACCGTATGATTATGCAAGGAATCGATCAGGTTGTAGCGGGCAAACATCGACAAGGCTGGAGCGGTTGTATAAAGAATGGCAATAAATAGCAATGCCCAACCAGCAGAAAAGCGAGCTGCACGCACGCTTGGTACTGTGTAAAACCGAACTATGATATGGGGTAAGCCAGCCGTGCCTACCATCAAAGCAATGGTAGTGAACAGCACATCTAGCATCGACTTGTTCACAAATGGCTCAGTATACTGCTTAAACCCCAGGTCAACCTGAATTTGATTGAGTTTTTCTCCAATATTACTGAAGGTAAATGCTAGTTGGGGAATAGGATTACCAGTGAGAAACCAGGCGATCGCGATCGCTGGAATCAGGTAAGCAAAAATCAACACACAGTATTGTGCTACTTGTGTCCAGGTAATGCCTTTCATCCCCCCTAACACAGAGAAAAAGCCCACGATCACCATACCGATGATCACACCTGTATTGATATCTACTTGGAGGAAGCGGCTAAAAACAATCCCCACACCCCGCATTTGTCCAGCAACATAGGTGAGAGAGACGAAAATAGCTGCAACTACTGCCACCAAACGGGCGATATTAGAGTAGTAGCGATCGCCTACGAAATCTGGCACTGTATACTTACCAAATTTCCGTAAGTAGGGAGCTAGCAATAATGCCAGTAGTACATAGCCTCCCGTCCACCCCATTAAATAAATAGAACCGTCGTAACCCAAAAAAGAAATTAGCCCCGCCATTGAAATAAATGAGGCTGCGGACATCCAGTCGGCGGCGGTGGCTGCACCATTAGCAATTGAGGGTATTCCTTGACCTGCTATAAAGAAGTCTTTACTATTTTCGACTCGTGATTGCCAACCAATATAAATGTAGACGACAAAGGAAAGTCCAACTAATACAATAGTCCAAATTTCAACTGACACGCTTTTTCCTCACTTCTTGATATTGTATTTGGCGTCTAGCTTGTCCATTTGAAAGGCATAAATAAAAATCAAAGCCACAAATACTAGGATTGATCCTTGTTGCGCCATCCAAAAGCCAAAGGGTACGCCAAAAAACCGTATTGCATTCAAAGGTTGAACCAACAAAATACTGAAAACTAGGGAAACCAATGCCCAGACAATTAAAAGATTACGAATTAAAGCAGTATTAGCACGCCAATAAGAACGGCGCTGATCTTCATCCATTGTTGTTCATTATGATTGCGTTAGTGCATCAAAATAATACCAAGAAGCCGTTAATATCCTGTCTAATGACTGTATTAATTTTTAAATTATTTAGTAAATAATATTTATTGCAATGGTATTAAATATCACTAAGCAATAAATGACTAAGAATTACTCTCTGGTCAGTTATGAACAAAGATTGGTTAATGAAGCTGAAATATTTAATAAGTGATTAATAATACGATAGCTTTATATACTAGAAATTTAATATGCATTACGTGTTTTTAACTATGATATAAATGCCATTAAATGCTAAAAAAGACTATTTAAATTCATAAAAGCAATTTATGAGCATAAAAATGATTAAATCTTCTTTACCAAATATACGAATAATTACTATAGGCTTTTACGTAGTTATTTTAATAACATTTATATAACGGGTTTATTACTACACTAGTGAAATATAGTAATTTATGATACAAGCGCTGTCTTAGCCAGCTTTCCGATATATTGCAGTCGGTATAGATGAGAACTTATATCA
This portion of the Nostoc sp. GT001 genome encodes:
- a CDS encoding sodium:solute symporter family protein, with the protein product MSVEIWTIVLVGLSFVVYIYIGWQSRVENSKDFFIAGQGIPSIANGAATAADWMSAASFISMAGLISFLGYDGSIYLMGWTGGYVLLALLLAPYLRKFGKYTVPDFVGDRYYSNIARLVAVVAAIFVSLTYVAGQMRGVGIVFSRFLQVDINTGVIIGMVIVGFFSVLGGMKGITWTQVAQYCVLIFAYLIPAIAIAWFLTGNPIPQLAFTFSNIGEKLNQIQVDLGFKQYTEPFVNKSMLDVLFTTIALMVGTAGLPHIIVRFYTVPSVRAARFSAGWALLFIAILYTTAPALSMFARYNLIDSLHNHTVAEVQQLDWATKWEKTKLLAFDDINKDGRFQLTPNKETNEIKIDPDIIVLSTPEVAKLPPWVIGLVAAGGLAAALSTASGLLLVISSSIAHDIYYRIIDSSASEQKRVFVGRIMVGFSLVLVGYFGVNPPGFVSQVVAFAFGLAAASFFPVIFLGIFDKRTNSEGAIAGMLTGLIFTIIYIVGVKFGGMQPWFFGVSPEGIGTLGMLINFAVTLVVSRLTPPPPAEIQAMVENLRTPLIEE
- a CDS encoding DUF4212 domain-containing protein, whose product is MDEDQRRSYWRANTALIRNLLIVWALVSLVFSILLVQPLNAIRFFGVPFGFWMAQQGSILVFVALIFIYAFQMDKLDAKYNIKK